Part of the Nakamurella alba genome is shown below.
GCGGCGATCGGGCCGGCGACGGTCGCCGGCTGCAGCTGGTGATCGGCGCCGGGCAGCAGCTCCAGCTCGCCGGCCGGCAGGACCGCGGCAAGAGCCTGCGCAGCGCTGTGCACGAACGGCCAGGACTCCGCGCCGGCCAGCACCAGCACCGGAACCGGCACCGCGGCGTAGCGCGCCAGCGGCGACGCGGAGCCGCGCATCGTGTCGCGCATGATCCGGCCGTCGTAGGCCAGGGTGTGCGCCACCGGCTCGACGAGCGGCCACCAGGGTCCCTCGGCGATGCCCTCGACCATCTCGGCCGGCATGCCGACACCCTCGAGGCTGAACTGCTTGAAGGCGTCCAGGCGGCGACCGGCGGCGATGTGGGCGTCGATCCGCTGCACGTAGTCGGCGGGCACCGACGGGCGGCCCGCGTCGACGACGAACGGCGGCTCGTACGCGATCACCCCGCGGACCGGGACGCCGGCCAGGGCCGCCTCCAGCGCGAGCACGGCGCCGGAGGACTCGCCGAGCAGCCAGGCGCCCTCGGGTGCGAGGTCGACGATCGCTGCGATGTCCTCGATCTCGCGCTCCACGGCGTACGGCAGGGTGTCGCCGCTCTCCCCGCGACCACGGCGGTCGTAGCTGATGGTGCGCAGGCCGGTGGCGTCGGCGAGATCGCCTGCGGTGTTCAGGATCCCGCGGTACGCAGTGGCGCCGTGCACGCCGATCACGGTCGGCGCCCCGGCCGGACCGTGGGTCTCGAGGGCGATGGCGGTGCCGTCGGTGGAGGTGACGGTGCTGGTGATCTGTGCGGTGGTCATCGTGCTGTCTCCTTCTCGCGGTGGCTGCTGCTGACACCACTGACGATGCACTATTTGAAGTGAACTTGCAATAGTGAAGCAAAGATAGATCCGACGAGTTGGTCGACACCCCTGAGAGATGTCCCCCGCAGACCGCTGCACCACCCCTTCGCACCGACAAGGACACGGCGGCAGTCCATGTCGTGAATGCCCGGTTCCGGCCGCCGTGGCGACCGTACTGGGGTGCACCGACAGGGCACCCCTCGTGCACGGGATCGCGCCTACCCTTGACGCCATGGACAACCGTGCCGAGGTCCGTGAGTTCCTCGTCTCCCGGCGCGCGAAGGTGACCCCGCAGTCCGCCGGTCTGCCGGTCGCCGGCAACCGGAGGGTGGCAGGACTGCGTCGCAGCGAGGTGGCGTCCCTTGCCGGGGTCAGCGTGGAGTACTACGCGCGCCTGGAGCGCGGTGCGATCGGCGGCGCCTCCGCATCGGTGCTGGATGCCGTCGCGCGCGCGTTGCAGCTGAACGACACCGAGCAGGCCCACCTCCTGGACCTGGCCAGGGCCGCGGACGGGATCCCGACCTCCGGCCGGCAGCGGCGGCGGGCGACCCGTCAGTCGGCGGCGCGGCCGAGCCTGCAGTGGGCGCTGGACGCGGTCACCGATGGTGTCGCGTTCATCCGGGATCCGCATCACGACATGCTCGCGATGAACGCGCTGGCCCGGGCCTTCTACTCGCCGATGATCGGGACCGGCGGCCGCACACCGAATCTCGCACGGTTCCAGTTCCTGGACCCGGCCTCGCGGGAGTTCTACCCGGACTGGGACCTGTTCGCCGAGATGTGCGTCGCGGTCATGCGCGCCGAGGCCGGCCGGGATCCGCACGACAAGGGGCTGCAGGACCTGGTGGGCGAGTTGTCGACCCGCAGCGAGGTCTTCCGTCGCCTCTGGGCGGTGCACGACGTGCGCGCGCACGGGACCGGCACGAAGAGGTTCCGGCATCCGGTGGTCGGCGAGCTGGTGCTCTCCTACGAGGGTTTCACCGTGACCGCGGAGCCCGGCGCGGTGATGATGATCTACTCGGCGGAGCCGGGATCGGCCTCGGCCGAGCGACTGCGGCTGCTGGCGTCCTGGGGCGCCACCCAGCAGGCCGAGAACGCCGTACTGCAGGACACCGTCGACGGCAGTGCGACCAGGGGCTGACCCTCCCGCACCCCGCACACCTCTGACCACTCCCGCACCACGGCCGTGGACGGCAGGAGGCCGCGACCCGAAATGACGCCGCCGGATCCGGCGGAGGTCGGATCAGCGGGTGGACGTCTGCTCGGCCGCGACGGGCTGCGTCACCGGCGCGGCGGCCGGGTCGGTCCGCCGCAGGAACACGCCGGTGATGGCCACCGCGATCACGGCGAGACCCAGGAAGCCGTAGAGGATCTGGGAGATCTCGAACACCCCGGCCAGCCGCCCGGCGATGAGACCCGGGACGGCGGCGCCGGAGTAGGCGATCAGGTAGACGGTGGAGATGACGCCGGCCCGGTCGCCGATCGCGGTCGGTCCGAGCAACCGGCGCAGTCCGGCGGTGAACGCCATCGACTGCGCGACGCCGGCCACCACGCTGACGGCGAGGAACCAGGCCACCGATCCGGCATGCAGCGACACCAGGATGCCGACCACAGCGAGCAGGTACACCCCGATGCCGACCGCCTGCGCGGTGCGGGCCGGCATCCGGGTGGCGAGCGGTCCGCCGATCACCGCCGGGCCGTTGAAGGCCGAGAACACCGCCGCCGCAACGAGTGTGTTGTGCGATCCGAGCCCGTCCGCGGCCAGCACCGGGCCGAACGCCTGGTAGAAGCCGCCGAGCGCCCAGGTCGCGACGGCCACCGCCGCCACCACCGGCACCAACGGCCGGACCTGCACCGGGACGAACACCCGGGGCCGCAGCGAGCGCCAGGCCCCGGGCCTGCGGGGCACGGTGTCCGGACACAGGGCCATCAGGACGGCAGCGACGAGCAGCACCACGCCGACCGCGATCGCCCCGGCGTGCTCCGACGGCCCGTACTGGGCGAGGGCTCCGGTGAGCAGCGAGCCCACCGTCAGCCCGACCATCGCACCGCTCCCGGCCACCGCCGGCCCGAGCCGGTCACCGGGTGGCGCGGCATCGACCAGGTAGGAGCCCATCGCCCCGGGGGCGAGACCGCAGGCCAGCCCGGCCAGGATCCGGCCGACGAGCAGGCTGCCGAAGCCCTGCACGTCGAGCAGGACGACCGTGCCGGCCATCGCGAGCAGCATGGCCGCGATGATGACGACCTTGCGGCCGAGGTGGTCGGAGAGCCGGCCGAGGGCGACGAGCGCGGTCATCGCGCCCAGGAAGTAGGCGACCGTGGCCAGCGAGAGCTCCCCGGTGGTGACCAGTCCACGCTCCCGGTAGCGCTGGAAGAGCGCGACCGGAGCGCCGGACGCGGCGAACACGCCCAGGAATCCGGCCGCGGCCAGCGCGCGACCGGTGCGCAGCGACAGCCGCGAGGGCCGGGTCGGGGTGATGGTGGCGGCGGTGGTGTCCGTTGTCATTCCGGAACAGGCCGGATCAGGCCGGATCGGCGAAGACCTGCTTCGCCACCGCCATTGCGGACATCGCCTTCGGCCAGCCGGCGTAGAACGCGAGATGCGTGATGCCCTCGATCAACTCGGCCTCGGTGACGCCGTTGTCCTTCGCGAACTGCAGGTGGAAGGTCAGCTGCTCGGTGTTCCCGGACGTCAGCAGGGCGGCGACGGTGAGCAGGCTGCGGTCGCGCTTGGCCAGCTCCGGGCGCTCCCACACCTCCCCGAAGAGCACGTCGTCGGTGAGGTGGACGAGGCCGGGGGCGAAGTCGCCGAACATGCGCTGCGCGCCCGACGGTGCAGGCTCGGTCATGCTCTTGCACCGCCGTTGTACTCGGCCTCGGTGATGTGTTCCTTCCACGACGTCGTCGTGGCCGGGTCGTCGGCCTGCTCGAGCAGCGCGATGTGCTCCATGAACCCGTCGGGAGTGGCGGCGTGCCAATGATCCTCTCCGGGCGGGGTGTAGAGCGTCTGGCCGGCGTGCACCTCGATCACCGTGCCGTCCCGTCCGCCGAACCGGGCGATCCCGGCGGTGACGTGCAGGTACTGGCCCCGGGCGTGCGAGTGCCAGGCGGTGCGGGCGCCGGGGGCGAAACGCACCAGGGCGGCGGTCGTCCGCTGGTCGTCGGTGTGCGGGGCGACGATCGCCTCCACCCACACGTCGCCGGCGAACTGCTCCGGTGGGTTCTTGACCGCGGGGCGGCGGGGTTCGATGTTCATGCTGTGCTCCTTCTCGTGCGTGCCCCACGCTAGGCACCGGCGGATCACCCTGCCAGGCACTGGCAGGGCACCCTTCGCGAGGGTAATGACCCGCCTCCACGTGCACTCCGCCGGCTCACGTGGCGCTCCGAGCAGCGGGACGTCAGCTGCCCGCCGGTCCGGCCGCCAGCCGATCCAGTAGTGGTGCCACTCGTCTGTCCACCAGCCGTCGCATGACCATGGAGGTGTCCGTGCGCACCACTCCGGTCATGCCTTGTACGCAGCCGGTGATGCGGTAGAGGTCATCCGCGTCCGTCGCTGCGACGTGCACCAGCAGGTCCATGCTGCCCGCCAGCACCAGCACCTCGAGCACCTCGGGGAGAACCGAAAGGGCATCCGTCACTGTGGAGAGTTGCTGCTGGCGAACGGTCACCACGACCACTGCAGCGATGGGATAGCCGAGCGCCCGCGGGTCGACCCGGGTGGAATGCGGCAGCAGGTTGCCTCCCGCTTCGAGGCGGGTGATCCTCGCCTGCACGGTGTTCCGCGAAATGCCCAGGCGCTGGGCGAGTGCCACGAGTGTGGATTGGGGATCGCGATCGAGCTCGCGCAGGATCCGTGCATCCAACTGATCAGCCGGTCGCCGGGTGACAGGTCCGCCGGGAGCGGAACCGTGCAGGCTGCTCATGTCGCCCTCCGTCGGAATCATGATCCTGCGCATTCTGCACGATCCCGGATCCGGGACTTGTCCGGAAGAGCGCGGCGGTGGTGGTCTCCTCCGAGTCCTGCGCTGGAGGGAACGGATGTCAACACAACTGTCACCGATGGAGTCCCGGTGCGGAAACCACCCTGGAGGTGACGACCCGGATGTCGTCGATCCAGCTGTCGTGCGGGAGATCGTGGACCGGGCGATCTGGCTCTCGACGGTGATGGTCGACCACGCGAACCGCGACCGCGCCGACCCCTCCGGTCTGAAGGTGGGCGGACATCAGGCGAGCTCGGCGTCGATCGCCACCATCATGACGACGCTGTGGATGCACCACCTTCGCCCGGAGGACAGGGTGTCGGTGAAGCCGCACGCGTCTCCGATGCTGCATGCGCTCGAGTTCCTGCTGGGCGCGCTGGAAGCGCGCCACATGACCACCCTGCGTCAATTCGGCGGCCTGCAGAGTTATCCCAGCAGGACGAAGGACCCGGTACCCGCG
Proteins encoded:
- a CDS encoding Lrp/AsnC family transcriptional regulator — protein: MSSLHGSAPGGPVTRRPADQLDARILRELDRDPQSTLVALAQRLGISRNTVQARITRLEAGGNLLPHSTRVDPRALGYPIAAVVVVTVRQQQLSTVTDALSVLPEVLEVLVLAGSMDLLVHVAATDADDLYRITGCVQGMTGVVRTDTSMVMRRLVDRRVAPLLDRLAAGPAGS
- a CDS encoding (R)-mandelonitrile lyase, translating into MNIEPRRPAVKNPPEQFAGDVWVEAIVAPHTDDQRTTAALVRFAPGARTAWHSHARGQYLHVTAGIARFGGRDGTVIEVHAGQTLYTPPGEDHWHAATPDGFMEHIALLEQADDPATTTSWKEHITEAEYNGGARA
- a CDS encoding helix-turn-helix transcriptional regulator, translated to MDNRAEVREFLVSRRAKVTPQSAGLPVAGNRRVAGLRRSEVASLAGVSVEYYARLERGAIGGASASVLDAVARALQLNDTEQAHLLDLARAADGIPTSGRQRRRATRQSAARPSLQWALDAVTDGVAFIRDPHHDMLAMNALARAFYSPMIGTGGRTPNLARFQFLDPASREFYPDWDLFAEMCVAVMRAEAGRDPHDKGLQDLVGELSTRSEVFRRLWAVHDVRAHGTGTKRFRHPVVGELVLSYEGFTVTAEPGAVMMIYSAEPGSASAERLRLLASWGATQQAENAVLQDTVDGSATRG
- a CDS encoding alpha/beta fold hydrolase, whose protein sequence is MTTAQITSTVTSTDGTAIALETHGPAGAPTVIGVHGATAYRGILNTAGDLADATGLRTISYDRRGRGESGDTLPYAVEREIEDIAAIVDLAPEGAWLLGESSGAVLALEAALAGVPVRGVIAYEPPFVVDAGRPSVPADYVQRIDAHIAAGRRLDAFKQFSLEGVGMPAEMVEGIAEGPWWPLVEPVAHTLAYDGRIMRDTMRGSASPLARYAAVPVPVLVLAGAESWPFVHSAAQALAAVLPAGELELLPGADHQLQPATVAGPIAAFVARTAR
- a CDS encoding carboxymuconolactone decarboxylase family protein, with protein sequence MTEPAPSGAQRMFGDFAPGLVHLTDDVLFGEVWERPELAKRDRSLLTVAALLTSGNTEQLTFHLQFAKDNGVTEAELIEGITHLAFYAGWPKAMSAMAVAKQVFADPA
- a CDS encoding MFS transporter, with translation MTTDTTAATITPTRPSRLSLRTGRALAAAGFLGVFAASGAPVALFQRYRERGLVTTGELSLATVAYFLGAMTALVALGRLSDHLGRKVVIIAAMLLAMAGTVVLLDVQGFGSLLVGRILAGLACGLAPGAMGSYLVDAAPPGDRLGPAVAGSGAMVGLTVGSLLTGALAQYGPSEHAGAIAVGVVLLVAAVLMALCPDTVPRRPGAWRSLRPRVFVPVQVRPLVPVVAAVAVATWALGGFYQAFGPVLAADGLGSHNTLVAAAVFSAFNGPAVIGGPLATRMPARTAQAVGIGVYLLAVVGILVSLHAGSVAWFLAVSVVAGVAQSMAFTAGLRRLLGPTAIGDRAGVISTVYLIAYSGAAVPGLIAGRLAGVFEISQILYGFLGLAVIAVAITGVFLRRTDPAAAPVTQPVAAEQTSTR